ctttacagtgcttacctatgctataccatgctttcactgtgctttattatacttttctATGATTTTACAATGATAAGCTtttataaaaaagcattttacatttcatttttttttttttttttttttaagtattggtATATTTCTTGATTTCTTCTTCTGTAGCtttgtgtatatgtttttatttctctatAATGTAATGTAGAATTGCACTCTTAAGAGACCAGTTCAACAACATTTTAGCTGTGCATTTTAGGAAtaggggaccagtgataatggtGATCATGCACAAAATGGTACTACGCAGAACAATGAAATATCATgaattcaattaagtaactgtATACAGTGTGTAGGTTGACAGTTTGAATTTGCGAAGTGTCTTGTGAATATTTCCTGCTTACGAACCAGCCTGTCACCTTAGAGAAGGAACTGGCTTGCTGCATCCTGTCACAAGGGTCTGCGAAGAACGCTTCACTTTCCAACAGAAAAGAGGAAGCACACATCTCTTAAAACATGGTAAGAACACCTACTGCTTTATCtcaattaatgttattatttttcaaatcaaaGCCATGTTATTTTGCACTTACTGTTCTGAAGCATTAGTGATTCATCAGAAACCTTCCAGAAAAGCCGCAGTGCCTGTGCTGGTGTGTCAGGCAGGGTTGTTTTTAACTGACACTGTAAATCGGCCTCAAACTGTCAGTTCAGGGTTTTTAAATACTGTCCTTGCTGCAGACCTGTTGAGGCATACTCTGTTATACGAATAACTGCTTGTTGTAGAGTTTAATAGTTGAAGTAGAGCATGCTTCAAATTACGTTTCCTGTCCCCTTATTTGTGATCATTCTCTGCGCTTTTATTGCAAtcagctttttaaaagcattttactaTGTGTTAAGGGGCTTTCGTAGAGTTCAGGAGCTTCGTTTcaagttgcctgccatagatatttGCAAGGCTAGATCGGCCAAAGTGTCTTTACAGAAGTAAgagacagcgccatctagtgcacagcagtgcattTGAAGATTAGACATTGTCTTTGTAGATGAGCCAGGACCATCTTGTCACTGTCTCTTAACTCTGTAAAGACGCTTTGTCTGTGGTAGGgaatagaactgaagagcaactgATATGAAAGTCAAAGCTGCTTAACCCTTTCGGTCCTGGCAGAACTTCGAGGTCCTGCCTTATCTTAGCACCGTCTGTTAGCATGTTCCAGCTGACATCACGTTGGAACCTCACTGGAATCCTATGTTGTGCatgtttttgtcctgttctcCTGTATACTCAATAAGGAGTTTACTCTTTAGCTTGGCacaaataattcaggactgaaagggctaacttaccattaaataaaataaaaaacaccacagtTTCCTGAAAGCAACATTTGGCTTAAACCCTTGGTTAGTTAGCGCCATTTTAACCACTTGTCAACTCTTTCTCAGTATGTCCTTCCTAAATATGAGGAACAAAAAATGGCACTTAGATATTTGCATTAGGCATTATTGTAAGACCTACACCACATATACACCCTAGTCCAAGCAGttagcagtttttgtttttttaaagcttaatgTAGTCAAAAATGGTTTGTCAAATTTTTAAACCGTAATATTACAGCATCTAAACATGTCTGCCCAGTCTGTGACAGTCAACAGCACCTCCTTCTGGTAACGTTGTGGTATTTCTCTGTTTCTCCAGTCAGACTCCTTGGTTGTGTGTGATGTGGACGGGACCCTGATGGACAAACTGAAGAAGTTTCGTTTCCGCAAAGAGACTAGCAACGCAGCCATCATTAGTAAGAGACAAAGGCCTGGTGTTACCGTAGCAACCCCATTAAATCGATAGGCCTACAGAAGTTCAGAATCCTTTGTTGATGCTGAGAAAATGGGGCTTTGTGTTAAAAGCCTGTTGTATTTAGCTTTTACTTATTACAATATGataggagaaagaaaaaaaaagcttcactCAGCCTGCTCCATCCTCATAtggaaatatatatctatatatatatatatatatatatatatatatatatatatatatatatatatatatatatatatatatatatatagatagatatatagatatagatagatagatatagatatagatagatagatagatagataagttTAGTGAACTAAAACCGGACAAAATAAGAACAATGAAATTCGATAAAACTAAGACACTGCTTCAGTATTTCATTTCGAgacatgtttatgtattttcgACAGGCAATAACATGTTCtcctagttttttttgtttttgaacccTTTAACAACCTTATATGAGATACCTGTAAATCAAAAGAACCATATTTTGCCAGTTGTTGTAATATGCCTTCTAAATCTGGTCTTCCATGCACAAGAATGGGGAATGCACCACTTTTAACATCTTCAatgttatgttatgttcttattgcTTTTCAGTGAAGATTGACAAGGATAAACAGCTTGTAATCTTGGAAGAAGAATATGAGGTAGGTACCGCTGTCACTGCAAAGCTGTGCTCatacatgtttattaacatgtatattGGTTTGCTCCTGCTCAGACATCTCTCTCTAACATAAAACACTGGCTATTAAGTTTTGGAATAATAATCTTTATCTTTCACGTAATTACGTTTCCTTGTTTCATATCTATTACCTTGATTTCAATACATAGGTAATTGCATATCAATGCCATCGTTTTGTATGCTAAGTAAAGCATTGGCTATTTCAGGACATTTCCCCAGACGACCTGAGAAGTGAACTGCCAGAGAGACAGCCAAGATATCCTTTTAATGCCTCTCACAGTTCTAGCTGGGGGCACTCAATGCAagtgtatttaacatattttagcTTGTATAGCACCAGCAGCAGAATTCCATTCTGGCAGCagtagatgtttatttatttatttatattccttagcaaccatagatggtGAACGTTTATAATTGGGTCTGGACGATCACATGATGCACCCGTGTATCCTcctggacctctcagaactacatttctcatcattctcctgctcactggtaaatccatctcagttacatatgtgagcaggaggaggatgggaaatttagttctgagaggtccatccAGGTATATGGGAAGCCAGCTTtaggcaggaaatgcaatttaaaagtgaaaaaaagtggtcaaaatgtaaaataaataaataaaacaatacacacacctaacagttgtagcaacacatgggaacatgtaacacaataaaataaaaaaggtccttatgtaccctttaagtacattgcaactctgcataataacattgtgataaTGTGTTAgtgtacatgtatttacaaattaagtactgtgtaaatgtacaataattagacacacagtgtaaagtgttgccaaaattaaaatatactttgaGGTTATGATTTTTTGTTCTGATTGAAAAACTGATTTGTGTGCAAAGTTCGTATCAGAAACATTAGTAACTAAAATCTATCTGTAGGGATTATAGCTCAAGTGTTTCTTGCAAGCACTGCAGTGTTCTGTGACTGATCCTTTGCGTTTGTGTTGCTCCTTGATTGCGCTCCACATTTCTTGTGTACAGTTATAAATACAACCACTCGGATGGAAGAGTTTCCTATCCCCTCTGCTTCATCTTCTCCAGCCCTGTCGGTGAGTCCTCTGTCTGAATTGAGCAGTTCACCACCATTCAGAACCAACATATTTATGTCACTATAAGAATGTCAGCACGCTGACTACCTGTGCTGTGCCAAGGGTGCTCCCGGCAGGTTTGAAGACTCAAATCTATAATATGGATTAATATCCACAAGGGGGCACCAAACCTCCCTTTATTCTAGTGGTTTATGCACAGCACTGCTATGGCCCAAAGTTTTGCAACGGCCTATGTAATAAACACAATTTGCTTCTTAAAGTGGAATGAAGCCTGCTGCAtaatagacttttgcaatatcattttgtcttttctttgattacatgctaTTAAATAAGAAATCTAAATTATGatcatatagtttttgttttattgtttcagtgCTAAAATGCTTCAtgttgcaaaacctttggccgtaGCTCTACATGTGAAACACTTTGATCTGATTATTTCATGTCACAGTTATATAAGTCGCTGCTTTGTAGGGTTGCAAAGCGTTTACACAAGGGAGGTTATTATCCCTACTGCTTCTTGGCACAGACTCTGTCTTCTATTCTCTGTAGGTTGCAAGCCTGAGCAGCAGATGATGTATGCTGGCAGCAAGAACAGATTAGTGCAGGCAGCAGAACTCACTAAGGTAAGAAACACACTTCTTCTTTACAGACGCTGCCTGGGTTCAAGATTATACTGTGGTGCACCCAGGTACTCTGAGGATAGCAAACCCTCCAACATTCGACAGATGAAAATAGATGCACtatattgctgttattattattattattattattattattattattattattattattattattattattattaaggttaGAGCAAATTGAAGGTAGTTTTGGCTTTTAAATTATACAGAGGGGGGTTTAGTGTATCGAGGTAATAGCTGTATTTACCTTGATTGTGATTTAGTAAGGATTTTTTGGCAGTCCTATATATCTTTCAAATTCTAGTGAAATTTCATAGAAGAGCatgaagtttgttttaaaatacgaATGTTTTTTTATTGACGGGTTATAATACAAAGCATAGTCACTCTCAGCCTACTTGAGACATGAGCAGATTTCAAAATCCAGTACATAGCTCTCAAGTTATGAGGTAAGACAACCGCGATTGTGCCATCCAAATCGATAAAGTTGGAGGGTGTGGGTTAGATTCTTGAGGTTGAGTTTATCAGGAGTGCTTTCAACGTTTAGAATGTTTTAGAAAGGATTTGATGGTTGAAACAGACAATGATCCAAGGTGAATCTAAACAACCAAAGTGTACATTAGTTAAAGTAATCgcagataacaaaataattccatcagtCTTTTATTTCAGTTCTATTAGCTGCACAGGTTTCAGGTGTTAAGCTTTTCAAGAAACACATGTTGCagcaaacatggattttcattgTGCTTCCCACACgccagtcaataggggaagcagctgactggttattAAGGGAAAGGTGACACTGCAAGGGCAGGGAGAATTTAACCCCTCCCCCCCAGGTGAAATTACCCAGAAAGTGCAAGAAAAGTGCTAAAAAAACGGCTTTAAATTACAGATTTAGTTAACCAGGTGTGGTACTAGATATGTTCTAAAtatcatgtttctttcaaaactgcacatttgagacctgcatAATACACTGTGCATGGTGGCGtgcatggaattattttattagctacaatgaAATGCACGACACACTGCTGGGGCAGATGTTACTGTCTACCATGTATTAGAGAGGGATATTGTAGTTGTCCAGTAACAgtgatggaaatgagactcccattgcacagcagtttaatcTATTTCTGGTTTtcctgtgagtttaataagacacacctgagcttgttacctatacacactggggctaaagcttatagtaaaacctggaatggatgaaactgctatgcagtaggagtcttatttccatcaccaAATAAGTACAGCTCATAAAAACGAAATGAAGAATGTAGTTCACAGGTACCCACAAATTTTGACAGCCTTAACCAAAATGAACAGCATTTATCTCATTTGATTTCTCTTTTTCTCAGGCTTTTGAGATCAGGAACACAGATGACTTGACCGAAGACTGGCTGAAAGAAAAACTGTCCTTTTTTGGCTGATCAAAACAGGATGGAtgggtttttaaaacaaattcggGAACTGTAAACAAAAGGGGTACTGAGAATTGAAATTGAGAATTGAATTTTGAATTAGCTTCTCAATATACCGAAAATCTATGATTGCGATCCAGTGTCTTTATTATCTTTACTATGcctgtttgtaatttaaataccGAACCattgattaaaaatgtatactCAAACCCCAGATTGTCTTTTTAGATTGTGTATATTGTGGAGATcaggtaacattttaaaagtattttgtaagTAACACCTACCTTTTTGTGGTGGATCAAAATATAAGGAGTCGAAGGCCTTCTGAAGTCATTTTTAAATCCctctttaagaaaaaatataaatgacGGGTACTAAATATTCGTTTTCTAGGTGTAGGCACACAATCTCACGATAAAGTAGTTACTGTATCTAGATAGGAAgctgtttatttctgtctgtaaaaatatgaaacaaactatgttttgagttttaaaattatgtatgaatttgACCCCAGcattgaaaatgaaattctaaagtCAATTAATCAAAtgaactatttaaaataatgctGAAAATATTGGAATTTTCTTCCAGAGGGCACTTCAAAAACCAACTGCAatcccaattaaaacaaatatacctGAACCAGTGTCATAGGAATGCTGTCTCTTAGTAAACTAATTGGTGCCATTTGAATAATCCATCAGGTTATTTAAATGACATTCACGTTTTAGCGCTGTGTTAGGCAATATTAACAGAGGATAGAAAGAATACAGGTGGTTACAGATTGAAAGgcccttgtttgtttgtttagtgaatAGTAAATATGATCATGGATGGGGTCTCTGATTAACACATCTTGTAAAGGCGTGACTGTGTGGTGTGCTGGGGGAGTCACACAACTCAATGCTGGCGCTTGcgaggctggcctttgtcctctggGGGGTGATAG
The sequence above is drawn from the Polyodon spathula isolate WHYD16114869_AA chromosome 35, ASM1765450v1, whole genome shotgun sequence genome and encodes:
- the LOC121303881 gene encoding glia maturation factor gamma-like, giving the protein MSDSLVVCDVDGTLMDKLKKFRFRKETSNAAIIMKIDKDKQLVILEEEYEDISPDDLRSELPERQPRFLVYSYKYNHSDGRVSYPLCFIFSSPVGCKPEQQMMYAGSKNRLVQAAELTKAFEIRNTDDLTEDWLKEKLSFFG